A portion of the Acidisarcina polymorpha genome contains these proteins:
- a CDS encoding type II CAAX prenyl endopeptidase Rce1 family protein: MFRPLPCTRWTTLPWLVLGAAAFFTVYHPLLAWLPVFCLGVANCLLFKRTRRLLPCILLHMTYNATVLMR; the protein is encoded by the coding sequence ATGTTCAGGCCGCTACCGTGTACAAGGTGGACAACGCTGCCATGGCTCGTCCTCGGAGCCGCTGCTTTCTTCACCGTCTACCACCCGCTCCTGGCGTGGCTGCCAGTCTTTTGCCTCGGAGTCGCGAACTGCCTCCTCTTTAAAAGAACGCGTCGGCTTCTCCCTTGTATCCTCCTCCACATGACATACAATGCCACCGTTCTGATGCGATGA
- a CDS encoding serine hydrolase domain-containing protein gives MSSKTASGLWNRELAEACLPKGYESRRNSLVVLSGTADEVDQKWEWGSISAERPLFELGSLTKVFTAALLLRMVNAGFLCLRDRVSQHLPDVVAAGSNVTVIDLASHRSGLPRLPPDLSSLSRDPYAEYTAERLKRYLAVYPWRSTGQSEFLYSNLGYAILGMVLERVGGENFAALLERYVLRRYGVTDISVATADKAADQRLMSGYGESGFRARPWRWLVFAPCGGLLGTAEDVGRFAVGLMADRSMTRLFEPVAAAGAGHVGLAWLLHGGRPVAWHNGATAGFSGYLSLELRSQRWMLVLTNRLSPELTTVGRQLEDAYFFGKYQGKRPRRNMLGGLIRDSVTAFTRIPWWLQIPLAGAVAWALSWFVGWIRYGRI, from the coding sequence ATGAGTAGTAAAACTGCAAGCGGATTGTGGAACCGAGAATTGGCGGAGGCCTGCCTGCCGAAAGGCTATGAAAGCCGTCGAAATTCTCTCGTGGTGTTGAGCGGCACGGCGGACGAGGTTGATCAAAAGTGGGAGTGGGGCAGTATCTCTGCGGAGCGGCCGCTGTTTGAACTCGGTTCCCTGACCAAGGTCTTTACCGCCGCGCTCCTGCTGCGAATGGTCAACGCAGGCTTTTTATGCCTAAGGGACCGGGTATCCCAACATTTGCCCGACGTGGTCGCGGCGGGCTCCAATGTCACCGTGATCGATCTGGCTAGCCATCGATCGGGTTTGCCCAGGCTGCCTCCGGACCTGAGCTCGCTGAGCCGCGATCCATATGCCGAGTACACCGCGGAGCGGCTTAAACGCTACCTGGCCGTGTATCCATGGCGGTCGACGGGCCAGTCGGAATTTCTATATAGCAACCTCGGCTATGCGATTCTTGGAATGGTGTTAGAGCGGGTTGGCGGTGAGAACTTTGCTGCGCTGCTGGAACGATATGTGCTGCGGCGGTACGGAGTGACGGACATCTCAGTAGCGACCGCCGATAAAGCCGCCGATCAGCGGTTAATGTCCGGGTATGGTGAGTCAGGGTTCCGGGCTCGGCCATGGCGGTGGTTGGTCTTCGCGCCGTGCGGAGGGCTATTGGGAACAGCGGAGGATGTCGGGCGGTTTGCGGTGGGGCTGATGGCCGACCGCTCGATGACACGTCTATTCGAACCAGTGGCGGCGGCGGGCGCAGGGCATGTAGGGCTAGCCTGGCTGCTGCACGGAGGAAGGCCAGTGGCTTGGCATAACGGAGCGACGGCCGGATTCAGCGGATATTTAAGCTTGGAATTGCGGTCGCAACGCTGGATGTTGGTGTTGACCAACCGGCTGAGTCCAGAATTGACAACGGTGGGTCGGCAGTTGGAGGATGCTTATTTCTTTGGAAAATACCAGGGCAAGCGGCCGCGCCGTAACATGCTGGGCGGACTAATCCGCGACTCGGTTACGGCCTTTACCCGTATTCCCTGGTGGCTGCAAATTCCTCTGGCCGGGGCAGTGGCCTGGGCGTTGAGCTGGTTTGTGGGATGGATCAGGTACGGGCGGATTTGA
- a CDS encoding tyrosine-type recombinase/integrase: MGRLSGMAAGEWRGTAPPQRCSGSYRRRSSILADHEAERRTKVPQTLGIRVLKPIEVKPSDERVVPFVSDSTIRFEMSIFGAVMNYAMKKRYVPASQRFDERPKLKTMRRDEFTLEEYRKLHTVDRKWIAEADKPSSVWYRTVTYNLILIACNTGMRPAEMKNLRWRDIMPAKKPRGREIVVLFVQGKGKSRKLVAPKSVGDYLERIRAISKATAQDDRVFTNITGKPAKTLYSSLIADLLNEANLREGTQGVPRSTYCFRHTYAALCLQEGVDVYFLAEQMGTSVHMIEGHYGHVNTIKLADRVL, translated from the coding sequence ATGGGGCGGCTATCCGGCATGGCGGCGGGAGAATGGCGCGGGACGGCACCACCGCAACGGTGTTCGGGAAGTTACCGCCGACGCAGCTCAATCCTCGCGGACCATGAGGCCGAGCGCCGCACCAAGGTTCCCCAAACCTTGGGCATCAGAGTATTGAAGCCGATTGAAGTCAAACCTTCCGACGAACGGGTGGTTCCTTTCGTCAGTGATTCAACCATCCGCTTCGAGATGTCCATCTTCGGTGCGGTGATGAACTACGCGATGAAGAAACGCTATGTTCCCGCAAGCCAGCGTTTCGACGAGCGCCCGAAGCTCAAGACGATGCGGCGTGACGAGTTTACGCTGGAGGAGTATCGCAAACTCCACACCGTAGATCGCAAGTGGATTGCCGAGGCTGATAAGCCGTCAAGCGTTTGGTATCGCACCGTCACTTACAACTTGATTCTGATTGCCTGCAATACCGGCATGAGGCCAGCGGAGATGAAGAATCTCCGCTGGCGCGACATCATGCCCGCAAAAAAGCCGCGAGGCCGCGAGATTGTTGTCTTGTTCGTGCAGGGCAAGGGCAAGTCGCGCAAGCTGGTGGCTCCCAAGAGCGTAGGAGATTATTTGGAACGTATTCGCGCAATCTCCAAAGCCACGGCACAGGACGACAGAGTATTTACCAACATCACAGGCAAGCCCGCAAAGACTCTTTACAGCAGTCTGATTGCTGATCTTCTGAACGAAGCGAATCTGCGCGAAGGCACGCAGGGCGTGCCGCGCTCGACCTATTGCTTCCGGCACACGTATGCCGCGCTTTGCTTGCAGGAAGGCGTGGACGTCTATTTCCTTGCCGAGCAGATGGGAACCTCCGTCCACATGATTGAAGGCCACTATGGGCACGTAAATACCATCAAGCTCGCCGACCGCGTGTTGTAG
- a CDS encoding winged helix-turn-helix transcriptional regulator, which yields MRTNELRKSIPEITERMLLRHLRDMTGAGILVRHQERGMPLRVWYSLTPYGRTLVPVLDVLCSWGREHLKREPST from the coding sequence ATGAGGACGAACGAATTGCGGAAGAGTATTCCTGAAATCACAGAGAGGATGCTTCTCCGTCATCTGCGAGATATGACAGGGGCTGGGATTCTGGTACGTCACCAGGAGCGAGGCATGCCTCTGCGAGTTTGGTACTCGCTAACGCCGTACGGACGGACGCTGGTCCCAGTATTGGACGTTCTCTGTTCGTGGGGCAGAGAACATTTGAAACGAGAACCCTCTACCTGA
- a CDS encoding DUF1772 domain-containing protein, whose translation MHAFNMATLFVILTLLGVEFSVSAFINAAVSRLEPEWQLKMLSRFALVLGKVMPVWYSASTLLLSVETWLCWRTPGHSILLAADAIMVLIALASIFLLVPLARRVAEGAADWQRINRIWDQRNRVRIAALASAAILLADVVVR comes from the coding sequence ATGCATGCGTTCAACATGGCGACCCTCTTCGTCATTCTTACCCTGCTAGGCGTCGAGTTTTCTGTATCTGCCTTCATCAACGCTGCCGTGTCGCGGCTTGAACCCGAGTGGCAATTGAAGATGCTAAGCCGTTTTGCTCTCGTGCTTGGAAAGGTGATGCCGGTCTGGTACTCGGCCTCTACCTTGCTTCTCAGTGTCGAGACCTGGCTTTGTTGGCGCACGCCGGGGCATTCCATCCTGCTTGCGGCGGATGCGATCATGGTTCTCATTGCGTTGGCCTCGATCTTTCTCCTGGTCCCGCTCGCCCGTCGTGTGGCGGAGGGTGCTGCGGACTGGCAGCGGATCAATCGAATCTGGGACCAGAGAAATCGAGTGCGCATAGCCGCTCTGGCTAGCGCAGCGATCCTGCTCGCAGACGTAGTCGTCCGCTGA
- a CDS encoding IS91 family transposase, which produces MLELARDPKHLGADIGFLGVLHTWGQNLEHHPHVHYIVPAGCLALDGSRWIDSSPRFFLPVKALSRSFRRKFRAGLGELFEHNRLQLHGSLQQLALPGAFSHFLSELGQKDWVVYAKPPFGGPEHVLNYLARYTHRVAISNHRLVAFESDRVSFCWRDYAHGGKQKVMTVSAHELLRRFLLHVLPGGLVRIRHFGLFANRKRSSARTLPRSARHGGLRRSARATQLALSSLLRHHAGR; this is translated from the coding sequence ATGCTCGAACTGGCTCGCGATCCGAAACACCTGGGAGCCGACATCGGATTCCTCGGCGTGCTCCATACCTGGGGGCAGAACCTTGAGCATCATCCCCATGTCCACTACATCGTTCCCGCCGGCTGCCTGGCTCTCGATGGTTCCAGATGGATCGATTCTTCGCCACGCTTCTTCCTGCCCGTCAAGGCACTTAGCCGCAGCTTCCGCCGCAAGTTCAGGGCGGGGCTTGGTGAACTGTTCGAACACAACAGGCTCCAGTTGCATGGCTCGCTGCAGCAACTTGCCTTGCCTGGCGCATTCAGCCACTTCCTCTCCGAACTCGGCCAGAAGGACTGGGTGGTCTACGCGAAGCCACCCTTCGGTGGCCCCGAACATGTTCTCAACTACTTGGCCCGCTATACCCACCGCGTCGCCATCTCCAACCATCGTCTCGTGGCCTTTGAGAGCGATCGCGTCTCATTCTGCTGGCGAGACTATGCCCACGGCGGCAAGCAGAAGGTCATGACCGTTTCCGCCCATGAGTTGCTGCGCCGATTCCTGCTTCACGTGCTGCCCGGCGGTCTGGTTCGCATCCGACACTTCGGACTCTTTGCCAACCGCAAACGGAGTAGCGCTCGAACGCTGCCGCGCTCTGCTCGGCATGGAGGGCTGCGTCGATCGGCCCGAGCCACTCAGCTTGCGCTGTCCAGCCTGCTCCGGCATCATGCTGGTCGTTGA
- a CDS encoding YdeI/OmpD-associated family protein, whose amino-acid sequence MTWADCVVEAIRYGWIDGQKKALDESSFLQRLSPRNPGSNWSSKNREHAKKLMQEGRMAPAGLAHVEAAQKDGRWEKAYAGSQAPKGKEILCHPEQAKSVLDLLPASFCQKAGNAGKTHDPNSVHVGQRDETALKSFTLRSL is encoded by the coding sequence GTGACCTGGGCCGATTGTGTCGTCGAAGCAATCCGCTATGGGTGGATCGATGGCCAGAAGAAAGCCCTTGACGAAAGTTCATTTTTGCAGAGGTTATCGCCACGCAACCCCGGATCCAACTGGTCCAGCAAGAATCGCGAGCATGCAAAGAAGCTGATGCAAGAGGGGCGCATGGCCCCAGCGGGCCTGGCGCATGTTGAAGCGGCCCAAAAAGACGGGCGCTGGGAGAAGGCTTACGCCGGCTCACAAGCTCCCAAGGGCAAAGAAATTCTTTGTCACCCTGAACAGGCAAAATCTGTTCTCGATTTATTACCGGCTTCATTCTGCCAAAAAGCCGGAAACGCGGGCAAAACGCATGACCCAAATTCTGTCCATGTTGGACAACGAGACGAAACTGCACTGAAATCGTTTACGCTGAGATCCCTCTGA
- a CDS encoding alpha/beta hydrolase → MLPLESKVYGDKRLLRVWLPDGYSVATASSKRYPVLYLFDGQFLFNRCTSQPFPDELHIDETLTQLIAKKAVQPLIVVGIDNSGPGRREDEYSRYGAMPDAPQRLSAFMTREVLPLIDGRYRTIADRTHRGVGPSSLGSLAALSLLLDQPDTFGLGWLESTSLQNGNGRVLQETSTIVQVPFRVAIGVGTTEVPTAEAAAHGFPDFDAALVAMSRTLAENIKKSLMKHPEVRFTIEPGGQHQFRYWGERFGPAVTFLFPLESVASK, encoded by the coding sequence GTGCTTCCGTTAGAGAGCAAGGTGTACGGCGATAAGCGTCTTCTGCGGGTTTGGCTGCCCGATGGCTATTCTGTTGCTACCGCTTCCTCGAAGCGATATCCAGTGCTCTACCTTTTTGACGGACAATTTCTTTTTAACCGCTGCACCTCTCAGCCGTTCCCAGATGAGTTGCACATCGACGAAACCCTGACGCAGTTGATCGCCAAGAAGGCAGTGCAGCCGCTCATCGTGGTTGGAATCGATAACTCAGGCCCGGGCCGGCGCGAGGATGAATACTCTAGGTATGGTGCGATGCCGGACGCACCGCAGAGGCTGTCAGCGTTTATGACGAGAGAAGTCTTGCCTCTCATCGATGGGCGTTACAGGACTATTGCAGATCGCACTCATCGGGGCGTGGGTCCCTCATCGCTCGGTTCGCTGGCCGCATTGAGTCTTCTGCTGGACCAGCCGGATACATTCGGCTTGGGTTGGCTTGAAAGCACTTCGTTACAAAATGGAAATGGCAGGGTGCTCCAAGAAACCTCAACAATAGTCCAAGTGCCGTTTCGCGTCGCCATTGGAGTAGGCACGACGGAGGTACCGACTGCAGAAGCTGCCGCGCATGGCTTTCCTGATTTCGATGCAGCCTTAGTGGCGATGAGCCGGACGCTTGCAGAGAACATAAAGAAAAGCTTAATGAAGCATCCGGAGGTCAGGTTCACAATCGAGCCGGGAGGTCAGCATCAGTTCAGGTATTGGGGAGAGCGTTTTGGTCCCGCGGTGACGTTCCTCTTCCCCCTGGAGTCAGTCGCGTCGAAGTAA
- a CDS encoding IS91 family transposase, which produces MSRSSVEMADIVRYAGQGFVERSRRWINGQHEKVLTAITRCRTAALGGHRDQCSGCGHTAISYNSCRNRHCPRCQGNARIRWLQQRERELLPTRYVHAVFTMPRELAPLALQNKRLIYGLLFRASAATLLEVARDPRHLGAEIGFFSVLHTWDQRLQHHPHVHCVIAAGGLAPDHAGWVSSQRSFFLPVKVLGRVFRGKFVAGLKAAFQEGKLEFHGQLASLAQPRSFAARLRILFRHDWVVYSKRPFGGPEHALRYLGAYTHRVGISNSRLVALSDGQVSFRWRDSAHNNRKRVMSLPVDEFLRRFLLHLLPRGFVRIRNFGFLANRQRATLLPLCFSLLERSSGLPAHAPQEPARSTALPKCPHCGAIMHVVERLTLAQLMVRPPPLPRRQAA; this is translated from the coding sequence CTGAGCCGCTCCTCTGTGGAGATGGCCGACATCGTTCGCTACGCTGGGCAGGGCTTCGTCGAACGCAGCCGCAGGTGGATCAACGGCCAGCATGAGAAGGTGCTGACCGCGATCACCCGGTGCCGCACTGCCGCTCTCGGGGGCCATCGCGACCAGTGCTCCGGCTGCGGGCACACGGCCATCTCCTACAACTCGTGCCGGAACCGACACTGCCCCAGGTGCCAGGGCAACGCCCGCATCCGCTGGCTCCAGCAGCGCGAACGCGAGCTGCTGCCCACGCGCTACGTCCATGCCGTGTTCACGATGCCGCGCGAACTGGCACCACTCGCACTCCAGAACAAGCGGTTGATCTATGGACTGCTGTTTCGCGCCAGTGCCGCCACGCTGCTGGAGGTCGCTCGCGATCCGCGACACCTTGGAGCCGAGATCGGCTTCTTCAGCGTGCTGCACACTTGGGACCAAAGATTGCAGCATCATCCGCATGTCCACTGCGTCATCGCCGCCGGCGGTCTCGCACCGGATCACGCCGGTTGGGTCTCCTCCCAACGATCCTTCTTCCTGCCAGTCAAGGTGCTCGGGCGTGTCTTCCGAGGCAAGTTCGTCGCCGGCCTGAAGGCCGCATTCCAAGAAGGCAAGCTCGAGTTCCACGGCCAACTCGCATCGCTTGCCCAGCCACGCAGCTTCGCCGCCAGGCTCAGAATCCTGTTTCGTCACGACTGGGTCGTCTACTCCAAGCGTCCCTTCGGCGGACCGGAACATGCCCTGCGCTATCTCGGCGCTTACACCCATCGCGTCGGCATCTCCAACAGCAGACTGGTCGCTCTATCCGATGGCCAGGTCAGCTTCCGCTGGAGAGACTCCGCGCACAACAACAGGAAGCGAGTCATGAGCCTTCCTGTAGACGAGTTTCTGCGTCGCTTCCTGTTGCACCTGCTGCCTCGCGGCTTCGTCCGCATCCGCAACTTCGGCTTCCTTGCGAACCGACAACGTGCTACGTTGCTGCCGCTCTGCTTCAGCCTGCTCGAGCGCTCATCAGGACTGCCAGCGCATGCCCCTCAAGAACCTGCACGATCCACCGCTCTTCCGAAGTGTCCACACTGCGGCGCAATCATGCACGTCGTCGAACGGCTCACCTTGGCTCAACTGATGGTTCGCCCTCCACCGCTCCCGCGCAGGCAAGCCGCATGA
- a CDS encoding tyrosine-type recombinase/integrase, with protein sequence MTHLRQIMLEELERRNYAPSTIRAYIRTVEHYSRHFHRPPDQLGLDHIREYQAAMFRTWKLAPNTVTQRLAALRFLYIQVLKRGWSAAETPYPKKVLHLPEILSQQEVARLIDATETPFQRILVMTLYATGARRAEVARLKVTDIDSRRMVVHIRGGKGRKDRDVMLSPALLEALRTYWRGLRHKPSEWLFPGNRWHTSSRPVTTKVLWTACQQAALRAGLEHKHIHPHTLRHCFATHLLEAGADLRTIQVLLGHRDLEETTIYLHLSSKHLSATSSPLDTLQLGTPGEALRSA encoded by the coding sequence GTGACCCATCTACGTCAGATCATGCTGGAAGAGTTGGAGCGCCGCAACTACGCTCCGTCCACGATTCGCGCTTACATCCGCACCGTCGAGCACTACTCGCGGCACTTTCACCGTCCACCCGATCAGCTCGGCCTGGATCACATCCGGGAGTATCAGGCAGCCATGTTCCGTACCTGGAAGCTGGCTCCCAACACGGTCACGCAACGGCTGGCTGCGTTGCGCTTCCTCTACATCCAGGTACTGAAGCGCGGTTGGAGCGCCGCCGAGACGCCCTATCCGAAGAAGGTGCTGCATCTTCCGGAGATCCTCAGCCAGCAGGAAGTGGCTCGCCTGATCGATGCGACCGAGACCCCGTTCCAACGCATTCTAGTCATGACGCTCTATGCCACAGGAGCGCGACGGGCAGAGGTGGCTCGGCTGAAGGTGACCGACATCGACAGCCGGCGGATGGTGGTGCACATCCGCGGCGGCAAGGGACGCAAGGACCGCGACGTGATGCTGAGCCCGGCGCTGCTCGAAGCGCTGCGCACCTACTGGCGCGGACTTCGGCACAAGCCGAGCGAGTGGCTGTTTCCCGGCAACCGGTGGCATACGTCGAGCCGGCCGGTTACCACCAAGGTGCTGTGGACAGCGTGCCAGCAGGCCGCGCTCCGCGCCGGTTTGGAGCACAAGCACATCCATCCGCATACCCTGCGTCACTGCTTTGCGACGCACCTGCTCGAAGCTGGAGCCGACCTACGCACGATCCAGGTCCTGCTCGGTCATCGCGATCTCGAAGAGACCACGATCTATCTTCACCTCTCCAGCAAGCATCTGAGTGCAACCTCCAGCCCGCTCGACACCCTTCAGCTTGGAACACCAGGAGAAGCCTTACGAAGCGCCTGA
- a CDS encoding alpha/beta fold hydrolase: MPAVFVHGVPDTFRVWDPLRKHLSRQDVVALALPGFNAPLPTNFTATKEEYANWIIRQLEEIGEPVDLVGHDWGCILTMRVATRRPDLIRSWAAGSGPVSAKYEWHPLAKIWQTSGEGEKWFKELDPASVAALMVEAGLPIDSAEEAVSHIDQTMGECILHLYRSALQVGKEWQPDLSKLRSPGLVFWGAQDTACPAEYADELASNAGADREVRLDAGHWPIVERSVQVAEALEAHWKSANKQLSN; the protein is encoded by the coding sequence ATGCCAGCTGTATTCGTCCATGGAGTACCCGACACCTTTCGGGTGTGGGATCCGCTCCGCAAGCATCTATCGCGACAGGACGTTGTTGCGTTGGCTCTCCCAGGCTTCAACGCGCCCCTCCCTACAAATTTCACAGCTACAAAGGAAGAATACGCGAATTGGATCATTCGCCAACTGGAAGAGATCGGCGAGCCAGTCGACCTTGTCGGTCACGACTGGGGTTGCATCTTGACGATGCGCGTGGCCACGCGCCGACCCGACCTAATTCGTTCCTGGGCGGCAGGCAGTGGCCCGGTCAGCGCGAAATACGAGTGGCATCCTCTCGCAAAAATATGGCAAACGTCTGGGGAGGGAGAAAAGTGGTTCAAAGAACTCGACCCTGCAAGCGTAGCCGCGCTCATGGTAGAAGCAGGGCTGCCAATCGACTCTGCAGAGGAGGCCGTCAGTCACATCGACCAGACGATGGGGGAGTGCATTCTCCATCTTTATCGCTCAGCGCTTCAGGTTGGAAAGGAATGGCAACCAGATCTCTCAAAGCTGCGCTCACCGGGCTTGGTCTTTTGGGGTGCGCAGGATACAGCGTGCCCCGCTGAGTACGCCGACGAATTGGCATCGAACGCCGGCGCCGACCGTGAGGTGAGACTCGATGCAGGTCACTGGCCCATCGTGGAGCGGAGTGTACAGGTGGCTGAAGCCTTGGAAGCTCATTGGAAATCAGCTAATAAGCAGTTGTCGAATTAA
- a CDS encoding TetR/AcrR family transcriptional regulator has translation MPKKITQIGAEARRAAAVEAASVVFLRYGYARTTMAELAAAANLSRPTLYELFASKDDLFAAVINQLSQQTIQQYRDMQPKLRTLRTKLQHFCGDWATHGLKLIERHPDAKDLFDLRFPAVRQMYEDFIRFLIEVISDENRSTSFPTEKVARNLVFSLRGLKDAASDVKHMEELVRLQVDVFLTTLAPRE, from the coding sequence ATGCCGAAAAAGATCACCCAAATCGGAGCGGAGGCGCGAAGAGCTGCCGCAGTCGAGGCGGCATCTGTGGTATTCCTGCGTTATGGATACGCTCGTACCACAATGGCCGAACTCGCAGCTGCAGCAAATTTGTCACGACCGACGCTGTATGAACTATTTGCAAGCAAGGACGATCTTTTTGCAGCAGTGATCAATCAGCTAAGCCAACAGACCATTCAGCAGTACCGTGACATGCAGCCTAAGCTCAGAACGTTGCGAACGAAGCTACAGCATTTCTGTGGGGACTGGGCAACACACGGTCTTAAGCTGATCGAACGGCACCCGGATGCCAAAGATCTGTTCGATCTCAGATTTCCGGCCGTCCGACAGATGTATGAGGACTTCATACGTTTTCTTATTGAAGTCATATCGGATGAGAATCGCTCAACAAGTTTTCCAACAGAAAAAGTCGCACGAAATCTGGTCTTCTCGCTCCGTGGGCTGAAGGATGCAGCGTCAGACGTTAAGCACATGGAAGAATTAGTCAGATTACAGGTCGATGTCTTCCTCACGACACTAGCACCCCGGGAATAG